From Candidatus Binatus sp.:
TCGTGCCACGGTGCCGGGCGGTTGATGAGCCGAATGAAAGCAAACAGAGAGGCCCGCGGACGCGACCTGCACGCCGAATTAAAAGCGCTGGGTGTTACAGTCAGAGCCCACAGCCGCGCCGGCCTTGCCGAGGAGATGCCGCACGCCTACAAGGACGTCGCCGAGGTGGTTGAGGTTATGGAAGCCGCACGCATAACTAGACGGGTCGCCAGACTCAGGCCGTTTGCCGTCATCAAAGGCTGATGCCGGCGAAACCGACTGCGCCACCGACCGAAGACGCCGCTCTGTTTCGCGAGTTCGAGCACACCGGCGATCTCGGCATCGAGTTGGATGCTCCCGCTCGCGGCGAGTTGTTCCGCCGCGCCGCCATCGCCCTGGCTGCGCTTTTGGTCGAGACGGCAGGCGTCGCGGAGATCGAGCAGCGGGAGATCGCGGTCGAAGCCGAAGCCGACGTCGATCTTATGCATGACCTGCTCACGGAACTGCTTGCTCTTTTCACGGTGGAGGGGTTCATCTGGCGCGACGCTTCAGTCAAGGAGGCCGGCCGATCTCTGCGCGTGACGCTTCGAGGCGAACCTTTCGACCCGGCCCGCCACGCGTTTCGCGGCGAAATCAAAGCTGTCACCTACCATCAACTGATGGTTGAAAAATCACCCGACGGATGGCATTCACGCGTAATTTTCGATGTCTGAAACCCGGCAAGGGCATTTACACGATTGTGAAACGATAGTCAGTCTTGAGTTCCGGAAGCGACCAGATAGACCGAACCATCAGGCAGGCGATACACGTGAGTGTAGGGAGGCCATCCTTCGATGCTTTCGATTAATTGCGGCTCTCCTTCGATCGCGTCCAGCAGTTCCTCCCAATCTTCAACTTCAGCCTCCGCAATTCTGTGGTAGCTGCCATCTCGCTCGTGCACCATGAGACATTGGATCATCGATGGGACCTCTCTTGATCATAGCCGTGGCTCGAATCCGCCTGGCAACCAAGCCGCATAGTCATTAAGACGCGTTCCTTTGGCGAACCAGTCAGCGCTTCGGCAGAATCAGAATTTCCACTGCAGATTTTTCCCCACATTCACCGTGAACCGCGAATACTTTGGCGGTATCCGGCCGCCCTTGGTCCACTGCGCGGGAAGCGATACTTCGTCGAGCACCGCGATATCGACCTTGGTGCCGTCCTCACGCGTGAAGGTCCGCGTGCCGGAGTACTGCACTATCGTCGGGAGAATCATACCGGGCCCTTTGTAGCGAGTCTTGGTGGTGACGAGCACGGCATCTGGTTTCTGAAGTTTGTTGCCGGCCCGAATCAGCAACTCCTGGCCGGCGAGTTTGCGAACGATCCATGACTCACTGATTACGTAGTAGTCGCCCTTCTTCGGACGAAAGTCAGGCGGCACCAATTGTCCCGTTCCGAACCAGAAGGGAAGTTTGACCGAGCGATCCGCGCTCCAGTCCACCGCCCTCACATCGGCGACATGACTGTCATCGCCGAGGATGAAACTATGCCCGCGAAATGCGGACTCTATCTGCTGCGCGCTGGCGTAATTCGTTGTTGTTACTGGTTGAGCCTTGGCTGATGCGGCCGCAAAGCCGACTGTCAGTAGCACGATTGCGAGCCAAAAGTTTTTTCGATGAAGCATGACTTCCTCTCCTGCGGATGCGATCGCTTAGTGCTGCGCCTGGGCGGATCGCCGCTCTGGCCATGCGAGTTCCAGCAGGCGGATAACTTCGCCGTCCGCCAACTGATGGAAATCACGGTAGAATTCGCCGATTCCAAAGAACGTCGGCGGCGTACTCAAGCATACGATTTCGTCCACCCCGTCGCGCAGCGACTCGATGGTGTCGGCGGGTGCGACCGGAACCGCGAGCACAACTTTCTTGGGCGCCTGTTGCCGGATTCCGCGCAGCGCGGCGCGTATCGATCCGCCGGTCGCGATTCCATCGTCAACGACGATCACGGTGCGATTCTTCAGTTCGATTCGCGCACGTCCAGCACGGTACAGGAAGTTTCTCCGCTGGATTTCCTTCAGTTGGTTGTGAATCTCGCGTTCAAGATAGGTGCGCGAAACTCGCAGCGCGGCCACCACTTCGCGATTGAGAATCGTCTCAGGATGGTCGCCGTCCACCACCGCTCCGACGCCCAACTCCGGCTCTCCGGGCGCACCGAGCTTGCGAACGATTATTACGTCGAGCGGTGCGCTGAGCGCGCGAGCAACTTCGAAGGCAACCGGTACCCCGCCGCGCGGCACAGCCAAAACTACCGGCTGCTGATCCTTGTATTTCAGCAGGCGCGCGGCGAGCTTCCGGCCGGCCTCGACCCGGTCGGCGAACACGATGCCCTCATCGTCGTTGGGACAATCGGACGGCGCCTCTTGCTCCGCCGCGTCACCGGTCAGATATTTCGCAAACCAATCGCGCGCCAACCTCACAACTTCCTCGAGAGTTCCCGGCTCTTCGAACAAATGAGTCGCGCCTGCAACAATCTTCATCGCCTTGTCGCATCTGAGTCGTTCGAACGCCGCCTGGTTCATTTCGATAACCGCGCTATCGTCGCCGCCAACGATGAGAAGAGTGGGGGCTTTCACCCGAGGAAGGCATTTCATCGCCAGGTCCGGGCGCCCTCCTCGCGAAACGACTGCCCTGATCGAAAAATCGCGTGCGGCGGCGACCAGCGCCGCGGCGGCGCCGGTGCTCGCGCCGAAATATCCGATCGGATATTTCGCGAATTTCGCTTGCGAGCGGAGCCACCTGGTCGCGTCGACGAGGCGATGGCCGAGAAAATCGATATCGAAAACGTTCTCGCGATCTGCCGCCTCATCCTCAGTGAGAAGATCGAACAGCAGAGTGCCGATACCCGCTTTCTGCAGCGCGTTGGCGACATAGGTGTTGCGCGGGCTCAGCCTGCTGCTGCCGCTCCCATGCGCGAAGAGCACGATGCCTTTAGCGCCTTGGGGAACGGTCAGCGTGCCTTCGAGCAGGATCGAATCAGAGGGAATCCGTGCCTGCATATCTGGAGGTTGTCGCTCCATGATGGTCCTCCTGTATGCGGCTACTCTCTGTATGCGGCTACTCTTGAGCGGCGCGCAGATCGCGTTCCAGAGCCGCATGAACCTCGCGCACGATTTCCGCTGTTTCAAGCATTGAAACGCGCCTAGACCCCGGCTGGATTGACCGTCTGAGGCTGGCGCTGCGCTTGCGCCCACAGCTTCTTCAGGTCCTTGGGAAGCTGGCTCATCACGTCCCACGCCTCGCCTTCCTGGCCTGTCGGGCTGCTGAGCAGCCTCTGCAACCCCGCGAAAACGGCCGATACCGCGCGTTCCGCTTCCTCATCATCGCTGAGTCCGGCCATCCGGCGCACTTCCCATATGAACTGATCCCCGCTGACGCGACGGACCTTGCGATCGGGGTGCTCCAGCGACATCCACATCATCTTGAGGCGCTTGGGGAGTTGCGCGGCGACATGCAGCGCTTCATTCGGCGTGATCCGATCGCGCAGTTCCTGGAAGACGGCGAAAGTCAGTCCCTCCGCGCGACGCAGGTCACATCCGATTCGCCCCATCACATCTTTGAAAAATGCCAGATCTTGCATGATGAATGTCTCCCTTGAGCGCTCTTGTGATTCGGTAGGGCAGGACCCGTTTGCTCCAGGAATTATACCACTTGTGTCCGATTCGGGGGTGACTGCGGAATCGCTTTTGGGCCAACTACAGAGGCAGTGGTTCCGCGCGTGACATTAGCCATGGCTTGTTCAGAGGCCTCCCTTAGATAAGGGAGTATAATGCGTTCAGGGACGGCTCTTGGTTGCGAAAGTCAGTGACAACAGAGCCATTCCCGTCACAAAAAAGAACCAAAATGGAGGACAGAAAAATGGGAGCACTTTTACCATGGCGGCCCTTTCGCGAGCTCGAACGGATGGCGCGACGGTGGGAATCGCCGTTCCCGCGCCTGTTCGAGGACTTCGAGGATAACTACGACGAGGCGTTCACGCCGGCGGTCGAAAGCTACGTCAAGAATGGCAATCTGGTCGTGCGCGCAGACGTGCCGGGGCTCGAGCTCAAGGACCTCGACGTCTCCATTCTCGGCAACGTCCTCTGCGTCAAAGGCGAACGCAGGAGCGAACAGGAGGTGAAGAAAGAGGACTACTTGCACCGCGAGGTCTCTTACGGGGCCTTTGAGCGGCGGATGACTCTGCCGGAAGGAGCAGCCGCCGACAAGGTCAAAGCCAGCTTCAAGAACGGGGTGATCGAGATCACCGTCCCGCTGGCGAAGGAGACGGTGGCCAAGAAGGTGCCGATCGAGGCCGAAGCCGAAAAGAAGGTCGAGATTTCCAAGAAGTAGCTGCCGGCGGCGAGCCTGGCGATTCTGAATCGCCGGGCTCTGTTCACCAAAGTCTGGAGTTTCGATAAGGCACAGCGGCCTCGATCGCACTCGCGACGCCACGAGCCGCCGAGGCGATTCTTTGCGTCTCCGTTCGCCCGGATTAAGTTTTGAGTACTCACGCCCACGAGAACTAACTTTTACCGCGTATCAAAAAGGCCGGTCGCGGAGTCTTGGCCAGCGGCAAGAATTGAGAGTATCTAATCCAATAAACTTGGCAGCGGCCGGGCGGTTCGAAGTCGCGTGAAAAAGTGATCGACGAAAAACTCGATACGGTGCGCTTGCAAAACCTGGCTTATGGCTATCGCCAATCGGCCACGCTGCTTGCTGCAATCGAGATCGATATCTTTTCGAAAATTTCCGCCGGCGCGCGCACGGTCGATACCATCGCGCGCGCCGCGGATATCACCGCGCTCAACGCCGAGCGGATGCTGGCGGCGTGCGCCGCGCTCGGCTTGGTCGTGAAGGACGGCGAGAACTACTCCAACGCGTCTGACGTCGAGCGCTTCCTGGTCAAAAGCGCGAAAAGCTTCGTCGGACCGTGGCTCACAACGATGGGCCGCAGCGACTACGGCGCCTGGAACCGGCTCGGAGAATATCTGCGCAGCAAAAAGCCGCCGCGGATCTTGGGGGTGTACGAGAGTTACACCGTAGAAGACGCGCGCAAGCTGCATGCCGCAACCTTCAGTATCGGGATGGGCGCCGGGCGCAGGTTCGCGCGCCTATGCGATCTCTCCAGGCGCAAGCTGATCCTCGACTTGGGCGGCGGCTCGGGATGCTACTGCATCTGCGCGGCGCAGAAGTATCCGCAGATCCGGGGCGTGGTGTTCGATTTGCCAAGCGTCGCAGTGGTCGCAAGGGAATACATCGCGCACAACGGTTTCTCCGATCGCATCACCGCGCAAGGCGGCGACTTCACGAAAGATGACTTCCCACCCGGAGCCGACGTCGTGATTCTCGCCAGTAATCTTCCACAGTACAGTCCGGAAATAATTCGCCGGGTCGTGAAGCGCGCATTCGAAGCGCTCGATGCGGGCGGTGAGATGCATGTCATCGGCGAGATGCTGAATAACGATCGCACCGGTCCGATCGGTCCCGCGCTATGGGCGCTCAACGAGGCAATTTACGGCAGCACCGGAGTCGCGCATTCGGAGCGCGACACGATGACCTATCTCGAAGACGCCGGTTTCATCGAGGTGACCGCGACCGACTTTATTCCTGGTTCACTCACGCGCGTAACCGGCTACAAGCCCCCGCGCTGATCGCCTGAGTCACGGGTTAGTCATCATGTTTCATACCGCTATCTGCGATCTGCTCGGCATCCGCTATCCGATAATTCAGGGCGCGATGCAGGATGCCGGCGGTCCTCGCCTGGTCGCTGCCGTGAGCGAGGCCGGTGGCCTGGGCGTGCTGCCAACCTTCGGCGGCACTGAAGCCGCGTTGCGCGCGGATATCGAAAAGACCAGCAAACTGACCCGGCGCCCGTTCGCCGTGAACATCACACCGATCGGCCGCGCCTTCACCGAATCGCGCGCAGCAATCTGCATCGAGATGGGCGTGAAGATAGTGACCACCGGTCGCGGCGATCCCGGCCTCAGCATCGTCGAAAAGATGAAGGCGGCCGGCATCGTCGTGATTCCCGTGGTGCCATCCGTCGCGCACGCGATCAGGGTCGAGCAGGAAGGCGCCGACGCGATTGTCGCGTCAGGTTCGGAAGCGGGCGGTCATGTCGGACGGGTATCGACGATGCCGCTGGTGCCGCAGGTGGTAGATGCGGTCAAGGTGCCGGTCGTTGCGGCGGGCGGTATCGGCGATGGGCGCGGGTTTCTCGCGGCGCTCGCGCTGGGCGCATGCGGAATTCAGCTCGGCACCAGGTTCATCGCGGCGCAGGAGAGTGAGGCGTCGGACTGGGTCAAGCAGCGGATAATCGCCGCACGCGAGACCGATACCATCGTGAGC
This genomic window contains:
- a CDS encoding NAD(P)H-dependent flavin oxidoreductase; translated protein: MFHTAICDLLGIRYPIIQGAMQDAGGPRLVAAVSEAGGLGVLPTFGGTEAALRADIEKTSKLTRRPFAVNITPIGRAFTESRAAICIEMGVKIVTTGRGDPGLSIVEKMKAAGIVVIPVVPSVAHAIRVEQEGADAIVASGSEAGGHVGRVSTMPLVPQVVDAVKVPVVAAGGIGDGRGFLAALALGACGIQLGTRFIAAQESEASDWVKQRIIAARETDTIVSSLMTGKPVRALSSRILSAYEAERARCSDEQERAAARGRFLSELRDAARDDRTYAAGEISGMIRGIAPVRDLIEAIINDAAALAEKLHALAGRS
- a CDS encoding DUF2267 domain-containing protein, with the protein product MQDLAFFKDVMGRIGCDLRRAEGLTFAVFQELRDRITPNEALHVAAQLPKRLKMMWMSLEHPDRKVRRVSGDQFIWEVRRMAGLSDDEEAERAVSAVFAGLQRLLSSPTGQEGEAWDVMSQLPKDLKKLWAQAQRQPQTVNPAGV
- a CDS encoding Hsp20/alpha crystallin family protein, whose product is MGALLPWRPFRELERMARRWESPFPRLFEDFEDNYDEAFTPAVESYVKNGNLVVRADVPGLELKDLDVSILGNVLCVKGERRSEQEVKKEDYLHREVSYGAFERRMTLPEGAAADKVKASFKNGVIEITVPLAKETVAKKVPIEAEAEKKVEISKK
- a CDS encoding phosphoribosyltransferase family protein, coding for MERQPPDMQARIPSDSILLEGTLTVPQGAKGIVLFAHGSGSSRLSPRNTYVANALQKAGIGTLLFDLLTEDEAADRENVFDIDFLGHRLVDATRWLRSQAKFAKYPIGYFGASTGAAAALVAAARDFSIRAVVSRGGRPDLAMKCLPRVKAPTLLIVGGDDSAVIEMNQAAFERLRCDKAMKIVAGATHLFEEPGTLEEVVRLARDWFAKYLTGDAAEQEAPSDCPNDDEGIVFADRVEAGRKLAARLLKYKDQQPVVLAVPRGGVPVAFEVARALSAPLDVIIVRKLGAPGEPELGVGAVVDGDHPETILNREVVAALRVSRTYLEREIHNQLKEIQRRNFLYRAGRARIELKNRTVIVVDDGIATGGSIRAALRGIRQQAPKKVVLAVPVAPADTIESLRDGVDEIVCLSTPPTFFGIGEFYRDFHQLADGEVIRLLELAWPERRSAQAQH
- a CDS encoding archease, with protein sequence MPAKPTAPPTEDAALFREFEHTGDLGIELDAPARGELFRRAAIALAALLVETAGVAEIEQREIAVEAEADVDLMHDLLTELLALFTVEGFIWRDASVKEAGRSLRVTLRGEPFDPARHAFRGEIKAVTYHQLMVEKSPDGWHSRVIFDV
- a CDS encoding methyltransferase; the protein is MIDEKLDTVRLQNLAYGYRQSATLLAAIEIDIFSKISAGARTVDTIARAADITALNAERMLAACAALGLVVKDGENYSNASDVERFLVKSAKSFVGPWLTTMGRSDYGAWNRLGEYLRSKKPPRILGVYESYTVEDARKLHAATFSIGMGAGRRFARLCDLSRRKLILDLGGGSGCYCICAAQKYPQIRGVVFDLPSVAVVAREYIAHNGFSDRITAQGGDFTKDDFPPGADVVILASNLPQYSPEIIRRVVKRAFEALDAGGEMHVIGEMLNNDRTGPIGPALWALNEAIYGSTGVAHSERDTMTYLEDAGFIEVTATDFIPGSLTRVTGYKPPR